The following coding sequences are from one Triticum dicoccoides isolate Atlit2015 ecotype Zavitan chromosome 4A, WEW_v2.0, whole genome shotgun sequence window:
- the LOC119284910 gene encoding beta-glucosidase 6-like, whose protein sequence is MGIKRPGQCGAAAALALLLVLLVAAPPRGCVGAEGSGGGGALTRGSFPKGFVFGTASAAYQYEGAVKADGRGQTIWDTFAHTFGKISDFSNADVAVDQYHRFEEDIQLMADMGMDAYRFSIAWARILPNGVGQVNQAGIDHYNKLINALLAKGIQPYVTLYHWDLPQALEDKYNGWLDRQIVDDFAEYAETCFAAFGDRVKHWITVNEPHTVAIQGYDAGLQAPGRCSVLLHLYCKSGNSGTEPYIVAHNFILAHAAVSRVYRTKYRAAQDGQLGMAFDVMWYEPMSSAAIDVEATKRAQEFQLGWFADPFFFGDYPATMRKRVGERLPRFTAEEAALVKGALDFVGINHYTTYYTRHNDTDVIVRLLNDTLADTGTISLPFKNGRAIGDRANSIWLYIVPRGMRSLMNYVKNRYNSPPIYITENGMDDSNSPFIALKDALKDTKRIKYHNDYLTNLAASIKEDGCDVRGYFAWSLLDNWEWAAGYSSRFGLYFVDYNDKLKRYPKSSVQWFKSLLHSS, encoded by the exons ATGGGGATAAAGCGGCCGGGCCaatgcggcgcggcggcggcgctggccctgcttctcgtcctcctcgtcgccgcgcCGCCGCGGGGATGCGTTGGGGCTGAGGGGAGCGGCGGGGGAGGAGCGCTCACGAGGGGGAGCTTCCCCAAGGGGTTCGTCTTCGGCACCGCCTCCGCCGCGTACCAG TACGAGGGGGCGGTGAAGGCGGACGGGAGAGGGCAGACCATCTGGGACACCTTCGCGCACACCTTCG GAAAGATCAGTGACTTCAGCAACGCCGACGTCGCCGTGGATCAGTACCACCGTTTCGAG GAGGACATACAGCTGATGGCGGACATGGGGATGGACGCGTACCGCTTCTCCATCGCCTGGGCCAGGATCCTCCCAA ATGGTGTTGGTCAGGTCAACCAGGCCGGCATCGACCACTACAACAAACTCATCAACGCACTGCTCGCTAAAG GGATTCAGCCATATGTGACCCTGTACCACTGGGACCTCCCCCAGGCTCTGGAGGACAAGTACAACGGGTGGCTCGACAGGCAGATTGT cgacgacttcgcggagTACGCCGAGACGTGCTTCGCGGCGTTCGGGGACCGGGTGAAGCACTGGATCACGGTGAACGAGCCGCACACGGTGGCCATCCAGGGCTACGACGCCGGGCTGCAGGCGCCGGGGCGCTGCTCCGTGCTGCTCCACCTCTACTGCAAGTCCGGCAACTCCGGCACCGAGCCCTACATCGTCGCCCACAACTTCATCCTCGCCCACGCCGCCGTTTCCCGCGTATACAGGACCAAGTACAGGGCGGCGCAGGACGGGCAGCTCGGCATGGCGTTCGACGTGATGTGGTACGAGCCCATGTCGTCGGCCGCGATCGACGTCGAGGCGACGAAGCGGGCGCAGGAGTTCCAGCTGGGGTGGTtcgccgaccccttcttcttcggcgACTACCCGGCCACCATGCGGAAGCGGGTCGGGGAGAGGCTGCCCCGGTTCACGGCGGAGGAGGCCGCGCTCGTCAAGGGGGCGCTCGACTTCGTCGGGATCAACCACTACACGACGTACTACACCAGGCACAACGACACCGACGTCATCGTCCGCCTGCTCAACGACACCCTCGCCGACACCGGCACCATCAGCCTCC CATTCAAGAACGGCAGAGCGATTGGGGACAGG GCGAACTCGATATGGTTGTACATTGTGCCCAGAGGGATGAGGAGCCTGATGAACTATGTCAAGAACAGGTACAACAGCCCACCAATCTACATCACCGAAAACG GGATGGATGACAGCAACAGCCCCTTCATTGCCCTCAAGGACGCCCTCAAGGACACCAAGCGGATAAAGTACCACAACGACTACCTCACCAATCTGGCCGCCTCCATAAA GGAGGACGGGTGCGACGTGCGCGGCTACTTCGCGTGGTCGCTGCTGGACAACTGGGAGTGGGCGGCCGGGTACTCGTCCAGGTTCGGGCTCTACTTCGTCGACTACAACGATAAGCTCAAGAGGTACCCCAAGAGCTCGGTGCAGTGGTTCAAGAGCCTCCTCCACTCCAGTTGA